In the Nitrospirota bacterium genome, one interval contains:
- a CDS encoding 3-hydroxylacyl-ACP dehydratase, which translates to MPQLSKEELSTFLPHTGAMRLIDLVESWDATAIRCFTKSHLDVANPLRQGGRLDAVTGLEYAAQAMGVHVGLLNRERSTEGLIGYVGGVKDVVLSVDRLDDCPGELTIAASRLFEGGDSFMYQFAISSGGHNMMTGRASIFLKREPS; encoded by the coding sequence ATGCCGCAATTGAGCAAAGAAGAACTGAGCACGTTCCTTCCCCATACCGGGGCGATGCGGCTGATCGATCTCGTGGAGTCGTGGGATGCCACGGCGATTCGGTGCTTCACGAAATCGCATCTCGATGTGGCGAATCCGCTGCGGCAGGGGGGGCGCCTCGACGCGGTGACCGGGCTGGAATATGCGGCACAGGCGATGGGGGTCCATGTGGGGCTTCTGAATCGAGAGCGGTCTACGGAGGGGCTGATCGGCTATGTCGGCGGGGTGAAGGATGTGGTGTTGTCGGTAGACCGTCTCGACGACTGTCCAGGGGAACTCACGATTGCGGCCTCGCGCTTGTTCGAAGGCGGCGATAGTTTCATGTATCAGTTTGCGATTTCATCCGGAGGCCACAACATGATGACGGGACGGGCCTCGATATTTTTAAAGCGCGAGCCATCATGA